Proteins found in one Planctomycetes bacterium MalM25 genomic segment:
- the cheR2 gene encoding Chemotaxis protein methyltransferase Cher2, with translation MKPNPADIDAVCNLVNELCGIYLDNSKDYLIEGRLAKLVEASGSENYVDFARKARVTPKLKAEVVDAITTNETLWFRDSTPFDALRYKIIPELIDAKKGSPFSKRFRIWSAASSTGQEAYSIAMAFADCVPDFESWDLQIYGTDISPAAVEHAKRGVYSDLEISRGLTQKHRGAYFVKAPGGWGVNDVIKRRCKFEVRNLLKPFTGVGMFDIIFCRNVAIYFTPEDRRSLFQRLGKTLNQGGWFFTGSGESLVDLGSHWAPKQHCRAVCYQPNGCNGVATLAT, from the coding sequence ATGAAACCCAACCCCGCTGATATCGACGCGGTCTGCAATCTGGTCAACGAGCTGTGCGGGATCTATCTCGACAACAGCAAAGACTACCTGATCGAGGGCCGCCTCGCGAAGCTCGTCGAGGCGAGCGGATCGGAGAACTACGTCGACTTCGCCCGCAAGGCGCGCGTCACGCCCAAGCTCAAGGCGGAGGTGGTCGACGCGATCACCACGAACGAGACCCTGTGGTTCCGCGACTCCACGCCGTTCGACGCGCTGCGTTACAAGATCATCCCCGAGCTGATCGACGCGAAGAAGGGTTCGCCCTTCTCGAAGCGATTCCGCATCTGGTCCGCCGCCAGCAGCACCGGGCAAGAGGCCTACAGCATCGCCATGGCGTTCGCCGACTGCGTGCCCGACTTCGAGTCGTGGGACCTGCAGATCTACGGCACGGACATCTCGCCAGCCGCAGTCGAGCACGCCAAACGGGGCGTCTACTCCGACCTGGAGATCAGCCGCGGCCTCACCCAGAAACACCGCGGGGCGTACTTCGTGAAGGCGCCGGGCGGGTGGGGCGTGAACGACGTCATCAAACGCCGCTGCAAGTTCGAGGTCCGCAACCTGCTCAAGCCGTTCACCGGCGTCGGCATGTTCGACATCATCTTCTGCCGCAACGTGGCGATCTACTTCACCCCCGAAGACCGCCGGTCGCTGTTCCAGCGGCTCGGCAAGACGCTCAACCAGGGCGGCTGGTTCTTCACCGGCTCGGGCGAGTCGCTCGTCGACCTGGGATCGCACTGGGCGCCCAAGCAGCACTGCCGCGCCGTCTGCTACCAGCCGAACGGCTGCAACGGCGTCGCCACGCTGGCGACTTAG
- the pctC gene encoding Methyl-accepting chemotaxis protein PctC, with protein sequence MNLRTRLTLGFLTCGVAPLLVAGAISYSSSQSGLGQLREHAAEDIRHRATALLEQQRGIKTQQIQDYFARIRDQALTFSENRMVVEAMRHLPDFFEGYLDQADEAGSLAERREALREYYTNEFGATYSDANNNVPPETDAWLDQLDDASIALQHAYIRANGHPLGSKHLLDTADEQTDYGKLHGVVHPVVRSYLEKFGYYDIFLIDNASGDIVYSVFKELDYTTSLKDGPYAGTNFGRAFREATTLEKGEIAFVDFEQYAPSYEAPASFIATPVFDGDERLGVAVFQMPVDRIKGLMAFREGLGETGEAVLVGPDYRMRSDSHLAPETHSLDASFRSADTGAFRGEAINAALRGESGSLVTEDYRGESSLIAYGPVEVLGVRWAIASKIDESEAFKAVAEMEQSAASIASGLMWTSFATLIGAIGAVLALAWFITRTITGPIRTLVDRLRSIAEGEADLTQRIDIKSQDELGELAKWMNLFIERIQIILQQVTQTSSTLTGASQRLTSNATELAAGAEQTGQQSAVVSSSADQMSTSIASVAATSEQMSANVRSVATATEEMNSTITEIARNAEQSATVADQAAQLAEISNDRVGGLGESADEIGKVIEVIQDIAEQTNLLALNATIEAARAGEAGKGFAVVASEVKDLAKQTASATDDIRQRIEGIQGSTGEAVDSIREITSVITNVNDVARTIAAAVEEQSITTREISQNVAEAASATDVVVAGITETANVSSSISTSMTSVDEGAKQTATAATDTEQAGKQVSQLATELDGLVAQFTL encoded by the coding sequence ATGAACCTTCGCACTCGCCTCACGCTCGGATTCCTCACCTGCGGCGTGGCGCCGCTGCTGGTCGCGGGCGCGATCAGCTACAGCTCGTCGCAAAGCGGCCTCGGCCAGCTCCGCGAGCACGCCGCGGAGGACATCCGGCACCGTGCGACCGCCCTGCTGGAGCAACAGCGCGGCATCAAGACCCAGCAGATCCAGGACTACTTCGCCCGGATCCGCGATCAGGCCCTGACCTTCTCCGAGAACCGGATGGTGGTCGAGGCGATGCGTCACCTTCCCGACTTCTTCGAGGGGTACCTCGATCAGGCCGACGAGGCGGGATCGCTCGCCGAACGCCGCGAAGCGCTCCGCGAGTACTACACGAACGAGTTCGGCGCGACCTACTCGGACGCCAACAACAACGTCCCGCCGGAGACCGACGCCTGGCTCGACCAGCTGGACGACGCCTCGATCGCGCTGCAGCACGCCTACATCCGGGCGAACGGGCACCCGCTCGGCTCGAAGCACCTGCTCGACACGGCCGACGAGCAGACCGACTACGGCAAGCTGCACGGCGTGGTCCACCCAGTGGTCCGCAGCTACCTGGAGAAGTTCGGCTACTACGACATCTTCCTGATCGACAACGCCTCGGGCGACATCGTCTACTCGGTGTTCAAGGAGCTGGACTACACGACCTCGCTGAAGGACGGTCCGTACGCCGGCACGAACTTCGGCCGCGCCTTCCGCGAGGCGACGACCCTTGAGAAGGGTGAGATCGCCTTCGTCGACTTCGAGCAGTACGCCCCGTCGTACGAGGCCCCCGCGAGCTTCATCGCCACCCCCGTGTTCGATGGCGACGAGCGACTCGGCGTCGCGGTGTTCCAGATGCCGGTCGACCGGATCAAGGGCCTGATGGCCTTCCGCGAGGGCCTCGGCGAGACGGGCGAAGCGGTCCTCGTTGGTCCCGACTACCGGATGCGCAGCGACTCGCACCTCGCTCCGGAGACCCACAGCCTCGACGCGAGCTTCCGCTCGGCCGACACCGGCGCCTTCCGGGGCGAAGCGATCAACGCCGCCCTGCGTGGCGAGTCGGGTTCGCTCGTGACCGAGGACTACCGCGGCGAATCCTCGCTGATCGCTTACGGCCCGGTCGAAGTGCTCGGCGTCCGCTGGGCGATCGCGTCGAAGATCGATGAGTCCGAGGCCTTCAAGGCCGTTGCCGAGATGGAGCAATCGGCGGCCTCGATCGCGTCGGGCTTGATGTGGACCAGCTTCGCGACCCTGATCGGCGCCATCGGCGCGGTGCTCGCCCTGGCCTGGTTCATCACCCGCACCATCACCGGACCGATCCGCACCCTGGTCGATCGCCTGCGATCGATCGCCGAGGGCGAAGCCGACCTCACGCAGCGGATCGACATCAAGTCGCAAGACGAACTGGGCGAGCTCGCGAAGTGGATGAACCTCTTCATCGAGCGGATCCAGATCATCCTGCAACAAGTCACTCAGACCAGCTCGACGCTGACCGGCGCCTCGCAACGCCTCACGTCCAACGCCACGGAGTTGGCCGCGGGCGCCGAGCAGACGGGGCAGCAATCGGCTGTGGTCTCCTCCTCGGCCGACCAGATGTCGACTAGCATCGCCTCGGTGGCGGCGACCAGCGAGCAGATGTCGGCCAACGTCCGCTCGGTCGCCACAGCGACCGAAGAGATGAACTCGACGATCACCGAGATCGCCCGCAACGCGGAGCAGTCGGCGACCGTCGCCGACCAGGCCGCGCAGCTCGCCGAGATCAGCAACGACCGCGTCGGCGGGCTCGGCGAATCGGCCGACGAGATCGGCAAGGTCATCGAGGTGATCCAGGACATCGCCGAGCAGACCAACCTGCTGGCCCTGAACGCCACGATCGAAGCGGCCCGCGCCGGCGAGGCCGGTAAGGGCTTCGCGGTCGTCGCCTCGGAGGTGAAGGACCTCGCCAAGCAGACCGCCTCGGCGACCGACGATATCCGCCAGCGGATCGAGGGCATCCAGGGATCGACCGGCGAGGCCGTCGACTCGATCCGCGAGATCACCTCGGTCATCACCAACGTGAACGACGTCGCCCGCACGATCGCCGCCGCGGTCGAGGAGCAGAGCATCACGACCCGCGAGATCTCGCAGAACGTCGCGGAGGCCGCCTCGGCGACCGACGTGGTCGTGGCCGGCATCACCGAGACGGCGAACGTCAGCTCGAGCATCAGCACGAGCATGACGAGCGTCGACGAGGGCGCCAAGCAGACGGCCACCGCCGCCACCGACACCGAGCAGGCCGGCAAGCAGGTCTCGCAGCTCGCCACCGAGCTCGATGGCCTGGTCGCCCAGTTCACGCTCTAA
- the cheV gene encoding Chemotaxis protein CheV produces the protein MIATETPTATEELQFATFYVGDLLLGVDIRLVQEINRQVDITPVPNAPQHVRGVINLRGDVATVIDLRTVLGLPQAEESRDSRNLIVHSQEEAIGLWVDRISDILTVRPDQISDPPSNVDGVDGKFFLGVHTLETEICVLLDIEQVLTDRN, from the coding sequence ATGATCGCTACCGAGACGCCCACCGCGACCGAAGAGCTGCAGTTCGCGACGTTCTACGTCGGTGACTTGCTCCTCGGCGTCGATATCCGCCTGGTCCAAGAGATCAACCGCCAGGTCGATATCACGCCGGTCCCCAACGCCCCGCAGCACGTGCGCGGCGTGATCAACCTGCGTGGCGATGTCGCCACGGTGATCGACCTGCGGACCGTCCTCGGCCTGCCCCAGGCCGAAGAGAGCCGCGACAGCCGCAACCTGATCGTTCACTCGCAAGAGGAAGCGATCGGCCTGTGGGTCGACCGGATCTCGGACATCCTGACCGTCCGGCCCGACCAGATCAGCGACCCGCCCTCGAACGTCGACGGCGTGGACGGCAAGTTCTTCCTCGGCGTGCACACGCTCGAGACCGAGATCTGCGTCCTGCTCGACATCGAACAAGTCCTGACCGACCGGAACTGA
- the cheA gene encoding Chemotaxis protein CheA produces MEDNELLNDFVVEANEHLADIENQFLAIEEAAPSVDGDLVNEVFRAIHSIKGAAGFLGLRTVNDLAHNLENVLNMMRNEELTPTSAIVDDMLKGADALKGLIEDVENSNGADVGDHITALEKIASAALELGDEPAPEADAEPAAEAPAVAAPAPVSNGAPTDEDLEAAINAKLAEKKAAQAARAAEQAAAPTPEPTPSPAPAPPAPKAKADKDKKETTKATPEAQIRVAVGVLDSLMNLAGELVLSRNQLLQAVSTEEKTGIDAISARLDQITSELQEAIMQTRMQQIGSVFGRFPRVVRDLSSKLGKQIELEVEGKEVEVDKTIVEAIGDPLTHLIRNSCDHGVEMPAVRTAAGKPAKGTICLKACYQAGKVRIEIQDDGGGIDPEKLKAKALGKGIITPEQSESMSDREAIRLIFAPGFSTAAEVTDVSGRGVGMDVVRTNIAKLGGTVDVESELGKGTNIVVTLPLTLAIIPSLIVQVGRDRFAIPQVNIAELVRVRESERDEKLGRVKNAEVLRLRGQLLPLVRLRDTLGCQEAEGPIQGNATGATNIIVVDTGQTRFGLVVEALHDSEEIVVKPLGRHHKECRQLAGATILGDGHVALILDIAGIAADEDLRGEEELREKDADAHNASGETFDTQSMLLFKNNETDHFAVPMDIIARIERVKIDQIDSVAGQEVLQYRNTTLPLIRLESHVAAGAGDFAESVYIVVYETRGREVGLVAPILEDIREVATDVDTVTFRETGVIGSLVINEKTVRLIDLFEMTQMSHPDWFLDDSAPEFDDGGQAPLILLAEDSSFFRTQVKNIFEETGYRVVDCEDGQLAWEALDAEMDRFDLLVTDIEMPNMNGFELCDRAKNDPRFSSLPVIALTSLAGSADVQRGMEVGIDDYQIKMDRDKLLTAVANFAGQAQSNLTAGSYA; encoded by the coding sequence GTGGAAGACAACGAGCTGCTCAACGACTTTGTCGTCGAGGCGAACGAGCACTTAGCGGACATCGAGAACCAGTTTCTCGCGATCGAAGAGGCCGCGCCGAGTGTCGATGGCGACCTCGTCAACGAGGTCTTCCGGGCCATCCACTCGATCAAAGGGGCCGCCGGCTTCTTGGGTCTGCGGACGGTCAACGACCTGGCGCACAACCTCGAGAACGTGCTCAACATGATGCGCAACGAGGAGCTGACGCCGACGTCGGCCATCGTTGACGACATGCTGAAGGGCGCCGACGCCCTGAAGGGCCTGATCGAGGACGTCGAGAACTCGAACGGCGCCGATGTCGGCGACCACATCACGGCCCTCGAGAAGATCGCCTCGGCGGCGCTCGAACTGGGCGACGAACCGGCTCCCGAGGCGGACGCCGAGCCCGCCGCCGAAGCGCCCGCGGTCGCGGCGCCCGCACCGGTGTCCAACGGGGCGCCGACCGACGAAGACCTCGAAGCGGCGATCAACGCCAAGTTGGCGGAGAAGAAGGCGGCCCAAGCGGCCCGCGCCGCCGAGCAAGCGGCAGCCCCGACGCCCGAGCCGACCCCGTCCCCCGCGCCCGCCCCGCCGGCTCCGAAGGCCAAGGCCGACAAGGACAAGAAAGAGACCACCAAGGCGACCCCCGAGGCCCAGATCCGCGTCGCGGTGGGCGTGCTGGACAGCCTGATGAACCTGGCCGGCGAGCTGGTGCTCAGCCGCAACCAGCTGCTCCAAGCGGTCTCGACCGAAGAGAAGACCGGCATCGACGCGATCTCGGCCCGCCTGGACCAGATCACCAGCGAGCTGCAAGAAGCGATCATGCAGACGCGGATGCAGCAGATCGGCTCGGTCTTCGGCCGCTTCCCACGCGTTGTCCGCGACCTGTCGAGCAAGCTCGGCAAGCAGATCGAGCTGGAAGTCGAGGGCAAGGAGGTCGAGGTCGACAAGACGATCGTCGAAGCGATCGGCGACCCGCTCACCCACCTTATCCGCAACTCGTGCGACCACGGCGTCGAAATGCCCGCCGTGCGGACTGCGGCGGGCAAGCCGGCCAAGGGCACGATCTGCCTCAAGGCGTGCTACCAAGCGGGCAAGGTGCGGATCGAGATCCAAGACGACGGCGGCGGCATCGACCCGGAGAAGCTCAAGGCGAAGGCCCTGGGCAAGGGGATCATCACGCCCGAGCAATCGGAGAGCATGAGCGATCGCGAAGCGATCCGCCTGATCTTCGCGCCGGGCTTCTCGACCGCCGCCGAGGTGACCGACGTGTCGGGCCGGGGCGTGGGGATGGACGTCGTGCGGACGAACATCGCCAAGCTGGGCGGCACGGTCGATGTCGAATCGGAGCTGGGCAAGGGGACGAACATCGTCGTCACCCTGCCGCTGACGCTGGCGATCATCCCGTCGCTCATCGTGCAGGTGGGCCGCGACCGCTTCGCCATCCCGCAGGTCAACATCGCCGAGCTGGTCCGCGTCCGCGAGAGCGAGCGGGACGAGAAGCTCGGCCGCGTGAAGAACGCCGAGGTGCTGCGGCTCCGCGGCCAGCTGCTGCCGCTGGTGCGGCTGCGTGACACGCTCGGCTGCCAAGAGGCCGAAGGCCCGATCCAGGGCAACGCGACCGGCGCGACCAACATCATCGTGGTCGATACCGGGCAGACCCGGTTCGGCCTGGTGGTCGAGGCGTTGCACGACTCGGAAGAGATCGTCGTCAAGCCGCTCGGACGCCACCACAAGGAGTGCCGCCAGCTGGCGGGCGCCACGATCCTGGGCGACGGCCACGTCGCGCTGATCCTCGACATCGCCGGCATCGCCGCCGACGAGGACCTGCGAGGCGAGGAGGAGCTCCGCGAGAAGGACGCCGACGCGCACAACGCCTCGGGCGAGACCTTCGACACCCAATCGATGCTCCTCTTCAAGAACAACGAGACGGACCACTTCGCGGTCCCGATGGACATCATCGCCCGCATCGAGCGGGTGAAGATCGACCAGATCGACTCGGTCGCCGGCCAGGAGGTGCTGCAGTACCGCAACACGACCCTGCCGCTGATCCGGCTCGAATCGCACGTCGCGGCCGGGGCGGGCGACTTCGCGGAGAGCGTTTACATCGTGGTTTACGAGACCCGCGGCCGCGAGGTCGGCCTGGTCGCCCCGATCCTAGAGGACATCCGCGAGGTGGCGACCGATGTCGACACAGTCACCTTCCGCGAGACGGGCGTCATCGGCTCGTTGGTCATCAACGAGAAGACGGTCCGCTTGATCGACCTGTTCGAGATGACGCAGATGTCGCACCCGGACTGGTTCCTCGACGATTCGGCCCCCGAGTTCGACGATGGCGGACAGGCCCCCCTGATCCTCCTGGCGGAGGACTCGTCGTTCTTCCGGACGCAGGTGAAGAACATCTTCGAGGAGACCGGCTACCGCGTGGTCGACTGCGAAGACGGCCAGCTCGCCTGGGAAGCGCTCGACGCCGAGATGGATCGCTTCGACCTGCTGGTCACCGACATCGAGATGCCAAACATGAACGGGTTCGAGCTCTGTGACCGAGCGAAGAACGACCCGCGTTTCTCTTCGCTGCCCGTGATCGCGTTGACCTCGCTGGCCGGATCGGCCGACGTGCAGCGTGGCATGGAGGTCGGCATCGACGATTACCAGATCAAGATGGACCGCGACAAGCTGTTGACGGCCGTCGCCAATTTCGCGGGCCAGGCCCAATCGAATCTCACCGCCGGGAGCTACGCATGA
- the cheB gene encoding Chemotaxis response regulator protein-glutamate methylesterase: MSRKLRCLVVDDSALYRKIVREVLTSLPDVEVVGAVNDGVKALEQIEALKPDLVTLDLEMPRLDGIGVLRELQKRQLGVTAIMVSAFTKHGAKATTEALGLGAFDFILKPTTDSLDESIKQLRHDLTPKLKACRLHRAAHPAPRRGAAPARPQRPAPPAARRPAPRRAPGIRPEVVAIGISTGGPQTLTKILPKLPKNFPAPIVIVQHMPPMFTKSLADDLDRRCQLRVMEATQGQPVRPGEILIAPGGRQMRIVKQANGSVIQLTDDPPERNCKPAADFLFRSVAKSFGPRALGVVLTGMGDDGTEGARLMKAAGAPIFTQDEATCVVYGMPKSIVDNGLADEVLPLERVHDHLIAAAAGRVLV, translated from the coding sequence ATGTCACGCAAACTGAGATGCCTGGTCGTCGATGACTCGGCGCTGTACCGCAAGATCGTCCGCGAGGTGCTCACCTCGTTGCCGGACGTGGAGGTGGTCGGCGCGGTCAACGACGGCGTGAAGGCGCTCGAGCAGATCGAGGCCCTGAAGCCGGACCTCGTGACCCTCGACCTGGAGATGCCCCGCCTGGACGGGATCGGGGTGCTGCGAGAGTTGCAGAAGCGGCAGCTCGGCGTGACGGCCATCATGGTGAGCGCCTTCACCAAGCACGGGGCGAAGGCGACCACCGAGGCCCTCGGGCTCGGGGCGTTCGACTTCATCCTCAAACCGACGACCGATTCCTTGGACGAGAGCATCAAGCAGCTGCGTCACGACCTGACGCCGAAGCTCAAGGCCTGCCGGCTGCACCGCGCGGCGCACCCCGCCCCGCGGCGTGGCGCGGCTCCGGCGCGTCCGCAACGACCGGCGCCCCCCGCCGCCCGGCGCCCCGCGCCGCGTCGCGCTCCGGGCATCCGGCCGGAGGTCGTTGCGATCGGGATCTCGACCGGCGGGCCGCAGACGCTCACGAAGATCCTGCCGAAGCTGCCCAAGAACTTCCCGGCGCCGATCGTCATCGTGCAGCACATGCCGCCGATGTTCACCAAGAGCCTCGCGGACGATCTCGATCGACGCTGCCAGCTCAGGGTGATGGAGGCCACCCAGGGCCAGCCGGTCCGGCCGGGCGAGATCCTCATCGCCCCCGGCGGACGTCAGATGCGGATCGTCAAGCAGGCCAACGGCTCGGTCATCCAGCTCACCGACGACCCGCCCGAACGCAACTGCAAACCGGCGGCCGACTTCCTCTTCCGCTCGGTCGCCAAGAGCTTCGGCCCCCGGGCGTTGGGCGTCGTGCTCACCGGCATGGGGGACGACGGCACCGAGGGCGCCAGGCTGATGAAAGCGGCCGGCGCGCCGATCTTCACCCAAGACGAGGCGACCTGTGTCGTCTACGGGATGCCCAAGAGCATCGTCGATAACGGCTTGGCCGACGAAGTGCTCCCGCTCGAACGGGTCCACGATCACCTCATCGCGGCTGCGGCCGGGAGGGTTCTGGTATGA
- the zraS_2 gene encoding Sensor protein ZraS, with the protein MESPPPITDEQRRWFAEELQRAKLDAMKELAYGASHEINNPLANIALRAQTMLKREDDADKRKALEAMHRAAMRAHEMISDLMLFARPPKLERQPIDLAQVAETVVEELAPRAEELAIEVRVSKVSAPVSADPDQLAVALRAVVENSFDALGQGGEVAIESEGVNGDAYLRVHDNGPGVPEAIRPHVFDPFFSGREAGRGLGFGLPKCWRIVTDHGGDVRLDSGPAGGVTVTIRLPAVADDHA; encoded by the coding sequence TTGGAATCTCCCCCACCCATCACCGACGAGCAGCGCCGCTGGTTCGCCGAAGAGCTGCAGCGCGCGAAGCTCGACGCGATGAAGGAGCTCGCCTACGGCGCCAGCCACGAGATCAACAACCCGCTGGCGAACATCGCCCTCCGCGCCCAGACGATGCTCAAGCGGGAGGACGACGCCGACAAACGCAAGGCGCTCGAGGCGATGCACCGCGCCGCGATGCGCGCCCACGAGATGATCTCGGACCTGATGCTCTTCGCCCGCCCGCCGAAGCTGGAGAGGCAGCCGATCGACCTGGCTCAGGTCGCGGAGACCGTCGTCGAAGAGCTCGCTCCCCGGGCGGAGGAGCTCGCCATCGAGGTGCGTGTCTCCAAAGTTTCGGCGCCGGTCTCCGCCGATCCCGACCAGCTCGCGGTCGCGCTGCGGGCGGTGGTCGAGAACAGCTTCGATGCGCTCGGCCAGGGGGGCGAGGTCGCGATCGAGTCCGAGGGCGTCAACGGCGACGCCTACCTGCGCGTCCACGACAACGGGCCGGGCGTCCCCGAGGCGATCCGGCCGCACGTTTTCGATCCCTTCTTCAGCGGACGCGAAGCGGGCCGTGGCCTCGGATTCGGTCTGCCCAAGTGCTGGCGGATCGTCACCGACCACGGCGGCGACGTGCGGCTCGACAGCGGACCGGCGGGCGGCGTCACCGTGACGATCCGCTTGCCCGCGGTGGCGGACGACCATGCCTGA
- a CDS encoding YacP-like NYN domain protein codes for MRLLIDGYNLLHATDLFGAGELAGTLRGSREALVEFLVGRLEKRLREGTLIVFDAADAPPGLPDRYEFEGVRLRFARGYPDADTLIEEILEPLHGAKHLTVVSGDRRVQRAARSSGAKWVDSGPWFAGLCRRDPAAEPAERKSPPAGPVGTTADWVATFSGAEELARIEREAADAPLPKPPEPPPQKVSKEPAEAPAKRAAKRKKKRRPPLGDSGDKPRGGFGEGLKDPFPPGYGDDLLDGDESSRNDA; via the coding sequence ATGCGTCTGCTGATCGACGGCTACAACCTGCTGCACGCCACCGACCTGTTCGGCGCGGGCGAACTCGCGGGGACGCTGCGGGGCTCGCGCGAGGCGCTCGTCGAGTTCCTGGTCGGGCGGCTGGAGAAACGGCTGCGCGAGGGGACGCTCATCGTCTTCGACGCGGCGGACGCCCCCCCCGGCCTGCCCGATCGGTACGAGTTCGAGGGCGTCCGCCTCCGCTTCGCCCGCGGGTACCCCGACGCCGACACCCTCATCGAGGAGATCCTCGAACCGCTCCACGGCGCCAAGCACCTCACGGTCGTGTCGGGCGATCGCCGCGTGCAACGAGCGGCCCGTTCCAGCGGGGCCAAGTGGGTCGACAGCGGGCCGTGGTTCGCGGGGCTCTGCCGCCGGGACCCCGCCGCCGAGCCGGCCGAGCGCAAGTCGCCCCCCGCGGGCCCCGTCGGCACGACAGCCGATTGGGTCGCCACGTTCTCCGGCGCGGAGGAGCTGGCTCGGATTGAGCGCGAAGCGGCCGATGCCCCCCTGCCCAAACCGCCCGAGCCGCCCCCGCAGAAGGTCTCCAAGGAACCGGCAGAAGCCCCCGCCAAGCGGGCCGCTAAACGCAAGAAGAAACGCCGCCCCCCGCTGGGCGACTCGGGCGACAAGCCACGGGGTGGTTTCGGCGAGGGCCTCAAGGACCCGTTCCCCCCCGGCTACGGGGACGACTTGCTAGACGGCGATGAGAGTTCGCGCAACGACGCCTAG
- the pyrB gene encoding Aspartate carbamoyltransferase catalytic chain, translating into MADPSVTPTRDDLDLAAYAGRLQRPVREKAAELQSGGRLRHVIFAGQLWPQLLNDLGETADQIRVMSKSRPGQDFLRDLCAHRRAMLYFTQPSTRTFLSFTAACQILGITCNEVRDASTSSEAKGETRFDSIRMFSSYFDLIIMRSPLARLAESCAYLMNDLDRRGQRSVPIINAGSGADEHPTQALLDIYTLQRTFNFENPGGQRTLAFDAADGQPGDADVTAGLAYKTYAFCGDIGRGRTVRSLAMLLSEYPGVRLVFITPDHTSLRMRDDLRQRLTDRGVAVVELDSFEASLDGQPAIEAIDALYMTRVQKEHDTADDAASLAELDLSPYKLTPQLVSRMRPYAPILHPFPRDQHFGEIPAEIDADPRAMYFRQARNGMWVRAALLAHLLDADGAIDRYFHRKFSEHHDYSS; encoded by the coding sequence ATGGCCGACCCGTCGGTCACCCCCACCCGCGACGACCTCGACCTGGCGGCCTACGCCGGCCGGTTGCAACGCCCCGTTCGCGAGAAGGCGGCCGAGCTGCAGAGCGGCGGGCGGCTTCGCCACGTGATCTTCGCCGGGCAGCTCTGGCCCCAACTCCTCAACGACCTGGGGGAGACCGCCGACCAGATCCGCGTGATGTCAAAGTCCCGCCCCGGCCAGGACTTCCTTCGGGACCTGTGCGCCCATCGCCGGGCCATGCTGTACTTCACGCAGCCCTCGACGCGGACCTTCCTGTCGTTCACCGCCGCGTGCCAGATCCTCGGGATCACCTGCAACGAGGTCCGCGACGCCAGCACCTCGAGCGAGGCGAAGGGGGAGACCCGGTTCGATTCGATCCGGATGTTCTCCAGCTACTTCGACCTCATCATCATGCGCTCGCCCCTCGCCCGCCTGGCGGAGTCGTGCGCCTATCTGATGAACGACCTCGACCGCCGGGGCCAGCGGAGCGTGCCGATCATCAACGCGGGCTCCGGCGCCGACGAGCACCCGACGCAAGCGCTGCTCGACATCTACACACTCCAACGGACCTTCAACTTCGAGAACCCGGGCGGGCAACGGACGCTGGCGTTCGACGCGGCCGACGGGCAACCCGGCGATGCGGACGTGACCGCCGGCCTGGCGTACAAGACGTACGCCTTCTGCGGCGACATCGGCCGGGGGCGGACCGTCCGCTCGCTCGCCATGCTGCTGTCGGAGTACCCGGGGGTGCGGCTCGTCTTCATCACGCCGGACCACACGAGCCTGCGGATGCGCGACGACCTCCGCCAACGGCTCACCGACCGGGGCGTCGCGGTCGTCGAGCTCGACTCGTTCGAGGCGTCCCTCGACGGACAGCCCGCGATCGAGGCGATCGACGCCCTCTACATGACACGGGTCCAGAAAGAGCACGACACGGCCGACGACGCCGCGTCGCTCGCGGAGCTCGACCTGTCACCCTACAAGCTGACGCCGCAGCTCGTCTCGCGGATGCGTCCCTACGCGCCGATCCTGCACCCCTTCCCGCGCGACCAGCACTTCGGCGAGATCCCCGCGGAGATCGACGCCGATCCGCGGGCCATGTACTTCCGCCAAGCCCGCAACGGCATGTGGGTCCGCGCGGCCCTGCTCGCCCACCTGCTGGACGCGGACGGAGCCATCGATCGCTACTTCCACCGCAAATTCAGCGAGCACCACGACTACAGCAGTTAG